One Streptomyces formicae genomic window, GGCCAAGACGATCGACGAGTCCGCGGCGCTCTACCAGAAGGCCGAGGAGTCCCTGCGGGACAGCTTCCCGGGCATTCCGCTCTGGTACAACAAGACGCTTTCCGCGCACTCCAAGAACGTGAAGAACGTGGTGTTCGACCAGGCCGGTGACCCCGTCCTGTCCGACATCGAGGTCTTCGAGAAGTAGTCGACGGAGGTCCGTTCCCGAAGCGACGCCCGGGTACCCCGGGCGTCGCTTCGGACGGCTCCGGATTGGACGGAGGCACCAATGGGGCGCTACGTCGCACGGCGACTGCTCCAGATGATCCCGGTCTTCATCGGGACAACCCTGCTGATCTTCATCATGGTCAACGTGCTCCCCGGCGATCCCGTACGGGCGCTGTGGGGGGACAAGCCGCCGGACCCCACCCAGGTGGCGCAGATCCGGCACGACCGTGGTCTGGATCTGCCGCTGTGGCAGCAGTATCTGCATTACATGGGCGGTTTGCTGCAGGGAGACTTCGGCAACACCATCGCCGGCAACCGACCGGTGCTCGACGAGATCACCCAGGCCTTCCCGGTCTCCATGAGACTGGCCTCGATGGCCTGGACGTTCGAACTCATCGTCGGCATCACCCTCGGTGTCCTCGCGGGCATCCGGCGCGGTCGGTTCGTCGACAACACGGTCACCCTCTTCACGCTCCTGGTGATCTCCGTCCCGATCTTCGTGGTCGGCCTGCTCTGCCAGCTGTTCTTCGGCAACGAGCTGGGGTGGATCACACCCACGGTTCAGGACTCCGAGAACATGGGGCAGCTGCTCGTGCCCGCCCTGGTGCTCGGCATGGTCGGTCTCGCCTACGTGGCGCGCCTGACCCGTACGTCCATCGCCGAGAACCGCCAGGCCGACTACATGCGCACCGCGGTCGCCAAGGGCCTGCCGCGCCAGCGCATCATCACCCGGCACCTGCTGCGCAACTCGCTGATCCCCGTGGTCACCTACCTCGGTACGGACGTCGGCGCCCTGATGGGCGGCGCGGTCATCACCGAGGGCATCTTCAACGTGACGGGCGTCGGCAACCTGCTCTTCCAAGCGCTGGCGCGCCGTGAGGGTGCAGTCATCGTGGGCATCGTCACCGTCCTGGTGCTCGTGTACCTCGTAGCCAGCCTGATCGTCGACCTGCTTTACGCGGTCCTGGACCCGAGGATCCGTTATGCCTGACCTCACCAAGACCTCCACGACGGACGAGACAGCCGCGGCGCAGGACGAAGTCGTGGCGGGTACCTCGGTCTCGGCCAAGGCCTCTTCGGGCAAGCCGCGCAGCCTCTGGGGCGACGCGTGGCGCGAGCTGCGGCGCAATCCGCTCTTCGTGATCTCCGCGGTCCTGATCCTGATCCTGCTTCTGGTGGCGGCCTTCCCCGGCATGTTCACCAGCACGAATCCGGAGACCGGCGACCAGGTCAACCACTTCCTCGGCAAGCCGAACCTCGGGCACTTCTTCCAGGCGGACTGGTTCGGTTACGACAGGACGGGCCGCAGCATCTACGCCCGCGTGGTGCACGGTGCGCGCAACTCCATCCTGGTCGGCGTCGGCGTGACTGCCCTCGTCACCCTGTTCGGTGGCCTGTGCGGCATGCTCGCCGGTTACTTCGGCGGTTTCTGGGACAGCCTCATCTCGCGTCTCATCGACGTGTTCTTCGGCATCCCGTTCCTGCTCGGCGCGATGGTCGTCCTGAACGCCTTCACCGACCGCACCGTCTGGGTCGTGATGGGCGCCCTGGCCTTCCTGGGCTGGACGCAGATCGCCCGCGTGATGCGCGGCGCGGTGATCACGACGAAGCACGCGGACTACGTGGTGGCGGCACGCGCCCTCGGCGCGGGAACCAAGCGGATCCTCTTCCGCCACATCCTGCCGAACGCCATCGCCCCGGTGATCGTCGTCGCGACCATCTCCCTCGGCACGTACATCGTCGCCGAGTCGACCCTGTCGTACCTGGGCCTCGGCCTCGGCGACGGTGCCATCTCGTGGGGTGGCGACATCTCCGACGCCACGCAGGACATCCGGAACAACCCGCACACGCTGTTCTTCCCAGCAGGAATGCTGAGTATCACGGTGCTGGCGTTCATCATGATGGGTGACGCCGTACGCGAAGCCCTCGACCCGAAGCTGCGCTGAGGGAGGCGTACATGACCAGCATCGACATCAAGGAAGACTCGATCCCCGCCCCCCGCTCGGGCGAGGAGCGGAGCGGCAGGCTCCTGGACGTGAAGGACCTGCACGTCGAGTTCCACACCCGAGACGGTGTGGTCAAGGCCGTCAACGGCGTCAACTACAGCGTGGACGCGGGCGAGACGCTCGCCGTTCTCGGTGAGTCGGGCTCCGGCAAGTCGGTCACGGCCCAGGCCATCATGGGCATCCTCGACATGCCGCCGGGAAAGATCCCGCAGGGCGAGATCCTCTTCCGCGGCCAGGACATGCTGAAGATGTCCAACGAGGAGCGCAGGAAGACCCGCGGCCGCAAGATCGCCATGATCTTCCAGGACGCGCTGAGCTCCCTGAACCCGGTTCTCTCGGTGGGCTACCAGCTCGGCGAGATGTTCCGCGTGCACGAGGGCGCGAGCCGCAAGCAGGCCAAGGCCAAGGCCATCGAGCTGATGGACAAGGTCAAGATCCCGGCCGCCAAGGAGCGGGTGAACGACTACCCGCACCAGTTCTCCGGCGGCATGCGCCAGCGCATCATGATCGCGATGGCGCTCGCCCTGGAGCCGGACCTGATCATCGCCGACGAGCCCACCACGGCCCTCGACGTGACGGTCCAGGCGCAGGTCATGGATCTGCTCGCGGAGCTCCAGCGCGAGTACAACATGGGCCTGATCCTGATCACCCACGACCTCGGCGTCGTCGCCGACGTCGCGGACAAGATCGCGGTCATGTACGCGGGTCGGATCGTCGAGACGGCGCCGGTGCACGAGCTGTACAAGCGCCCGGCGCACCCCTACACCCGGGGTCTGCTCGACTCGATCCCGCGCCTTGACCAGAAGGGCCACGAGCTCTACGCGATCAAGGGCCTGCCGCCCAACCTGCTCAAGATCCCCGGCGGTTGCGCGTTCAACCCGCGCTGCCCCAAGGCGCAGGACATCTGCCGTACGGAGATCCCGGCCCTGGTGCCGGTCACCGAGCAGGACGGCGCGGAGCTGGCCGGCCGCGGCAGCGCCTGCCACTTCTGGAAGGAGACGATCCATGGCTGAGCCGAAGAAGCTCTCGAAGGCCGACGAGCCGCAGGACGCGACGCCCAACGTCTCCGAGGTGGAGACGGTCGACGCGGCCACCGCCGAGGAGGCCGTCGCGGCCATCGAGGCGCCGGTCGAGCGCGGCGAGCCGATCCTCCAGGTCCGCAACCTGGTGAAGCACTTCCCGCTCACGCAGGGAATCCTCATCAAGAAGCAGGTCGGCGCCGTCAAGGCCGTCGACGGCATCTCGTTCGACCTGTACCAGGGCGAGACGCTGGGCATCGTGGGCGAGTCCGGCTGTGGCAAGTCCACGGTCGCCAAGCTCCTGATGACCCTGGAGCGGGCCACCGCCGGTGAGGTCTTCTACAAGGGCCAGGACATCACCAAGCTGTCCGGGCGCGCGCTGAAGGCCGTCCGCCGCAACATCCAGATGGTGTTCCAGGACCCGTACACGTCCCTGAACCCCCGCATGACGGTGGGCGACATCATCGGGGAGCCCTTCGAGATCCACCCCGAGGTGGCTCCCAAGGGCTCGCGCCGCCAGAAGGTCCAGGACCTCCTGGACGTGGTGGGCCTGAACCCGGAGTACATCAACCGCTACCCGCACCAGTTC contains:
- a CDS encoding ABC transporter permease, with translation MGRYVARRLLQMIPVFIGTTLLIFIMVNVLPGDPVRALWGDKPPDPTQVAQIRHDRGLDLPLWQQYLHYMGGLLQGDFGNTIAGNRPVLDEITQAFPVSMRLASMAWTFELIVGITLGVLAGIRRGRFVDNTVTLFTLLVISVPIFVVGLLCQLFFGNELGWITPTVQDSENMGQLLVPALVLGMVGLAYVARLTRTSIAENRQADYMRTAVAKGLPRQRIITRHLLRNSLIPVVTYLGTDVGALMGGAVITEGIFNVTGVGNLLFQALARREGAVIVGIVTVLVLVYLVASLIVDLLYAVLDPRIRYA
- a CDS encoding ABC transporter permease, which codes for MPDLTKTSTTDETAAAQDEVVAGTSVSAKASSGKPRSLWGDAWRELRRNPLFVISAVLILILLLVAAFPGMFTSTNPETGDQVNHFLGKPNLGHFFQADWFGYDRTGRSIYARVVHGARNSILVGVGVTALVTLFGGLCGMLAGYFGGFWDSLISRLIDVFFGIPFLLGAMVVLNAFTDRTVWVVMGALAFLGWTQIARVMRGAVITTKHADYVVAARALGAGTKRILFRHILPNAIAPVIVVATISLGTYIVAESTLSYLGLGLGDGAISWGGDISDATQDIRNNPHTLFFPAGMLSITVLAFIMMGDAVREALDPKLR
- a CDS encoding ABC transporter ATP-binding protein; this translates as MTSIDIKEDSIPAPRSGEERSGRLLDVKDLHVEFHTRDGVVKAVNGVNYSVDAGETLAVLGESGSGKSVTAQAIMGILDMPPGKIPQGEILFRGQDMLKMSNEERRKTRGRKIAMIFQDALSSLNPVLSVGYQLGEMFRVHEGASRKQAKAKAIELMDKVKIPAAKERVNDYPHQFSGGMRQRIMIAMALALEPDLIIADEPTTALDVTVQAQVMDLLAELQREYNMGLILITHDLGVVADVADKIAVMYAGRIVETAPVHELYKRPAHPYTRGLLDSIPRLDQKGHELYAIKGLPPNLLKIPGGCAFNPRCPKAQDICRTEIPALVPVTEQDGAELAGRGSACHFWKETIHG
- a CDS encoding ABC transporter ATP-binding protein, producing MAEPKKLSKADEPQDATPNVSEVETVDAATAEEAVAAIEAPVERGEPILQVRNLVKHFPLTQGILIKKQVGAVKAVDGISFDLYQGETLGIVGESGCGKSTVAKLLMTLERATAGEVFYKGQDITKLSGRALKAVRRNIQMVFQDPYTSLNPRMTVGDIIGEPFEIHPEVAPKGSRRQKVQDLLDVVGLNPEYINRYPHQFSGGQRQRIGIARGLALNPEIIICDEPVSALDVSVQAQVINLMEKLQDEFNLSYLFIAHDLSIVRHISDRVGVMYLGKMAEIGSDEQIYEHPTHPYTQALLSAVPVPDPEAREGRERIILTGDVPSPANPPSGCRFRTRCWKAEDKCAKEVPLLAIPQRFAGQDTPAAHESACHFAEEKAVLVG